A single genomic interval of Acetobacteraceae bacterium harbors:
- a CDS encoding inositol monophosphatase family protein, with translation MAFERLWDLRCASIEYMMAASGHVHILYYRKVMPWDHCPGYVLLTEAGGYGALHHGAAYRIGHKASGLLYAPDQHVWHEVTSALGLHER, from the coding sequence TTGGCTTTCGAGCGTTTATGGGATCTGAGATGTGCATCCATCGAATATATGATGGCCGCCTCGGGACATGTGCATATTTTATATTATCGGAAGGTCATGCCGTGGGATCACTGCCCCGGATATGTCCTCCTGACAGAGGCGGGTGGTTATGGCGCCCTTCACCATGGTGCAGCTTACCGCATCGGGCACAAGGCATCCGGCCTGCTTTATGCGCCGGATCAACATGTGTGGCATGAGGTCACTTCAGCCTTGGGTTTGCACGAAAGGTGA
- a CDS encoding host attachment protein: protein MPVQDPVLYAVCDGEKARFMRYDGHQMRTIHRLDAHHHPDEDGLLTTSIKEPKSDPKELTKERFARTIAAEIEKVLAQNAALKGLVLAASPHVLHDLRVMLSKATMKKIVKTESKDLTNIPDHEMFSHFDRPATGWPQLPR from the coding sequence ATGCCAGTACAAGATCCTGTCTTATACGCCGTATGTGATGGTGAAAAAGCGCGTTTCATGCGCTATGACGGTCATCAGATGCGGACAATCCACCGACTGGACGCGCACCATCACCCTGACGAAGATGGCCTGCTGACCACGTCGATCAAAGAGCCGAAATCCGACCCGAAAGAGCTGACGAAGGAGCGTTTTGCACGCACCATCGCCGCGGAGATTGAGAAAGTCCTCGCGCAGAACGCCGCGCTCAAGGGCCTCGTCCTCGCCGCTTCGCCCCATGTGCTTCACGATTTGCGGGTCATGCTGTCAAAGGCGACGATGAAAAAAATAGTGAAGACGGAGAGCAAGGATCTCACCAATATCCCCGACCACGAAATGTTTTCTCATTTTGACCGCCCGGCAACGGGTTGGCCGCAATTGCCGCGCTAA